Below is a genomic region from Gemmatimonadota bacterium.
ACCAGGACGGGCGGTAAGCCTCTTCGTACAACGAGGAAAGCGCGGTAACGTCTGCCTCGGTGTTCAGGGTGACCGGCGCCGTGGTCCGATGTGCCTCGACCATCCGGCGGGCGATGACCTGGCGCATGTCGCCCTGGACGGCGCCGGCCCTTCCGTCCGTCCCGTCCACCGCGGGTACGTGCCGCCGGCTGCCTTCGTGCCTGCGGGCGGCTTCGAGCACATCCCTTTCCACGATCCGGCCCGATCTTCCGGTTCCTTTCAATGAACGCCAGTCGATGCCCGCGGACTTTGCCGCGCGGCGGGCCCGGGGACTGATGGCGGGGGCGTCCTGCGCTCGAGGGGCGCCCACGGCGGTTCCGGCGGCCGGTAGGGTTGGTGCGGCCGCAACGCTTCCGCCCGTTCCGGCCTTGACGACTTCGCTCTCCGTATCGTCCGGTCTCCCCGCATTCGGATCAAAGGTCTCGAGTTCTGCTTCGGCTACGACGTAACCCAGGAGCGTTCCCACGGGCACGTTCCGCCCCGGAGGCGGCGAAGCATCGGGGATCTTCAGGATGCCGGCCTCGAAAGACTCCACTTCCGCCGCGGCCTTGTCGCCCTCGATGGTGCATACCATTTCGCCCTTGATCACCGGATCGCCGTCCTTTTTCAGCCATTCGACCAGCGTGCCTTCTTCCATGTTCCAGCCCAGCCGCGGCATGACGATTTCGTAGGGCATGCGCCGTTCCTATTCCACGAGCAGTTCGCGGACGGCCTGTTCGATCGATGCCCTGTCCGGGACGACGGCCTGCTCGAGGGAAGGGCTGTAGGGCGTGGGCACGTGGGCGCCGTTCAGCCGCTTGATCGGCGCGTCGAGTTCGTCGAAGCCGTGTTCGGTCACGCGGGCCGATATTTCGGCGCCGATCCCGCACGGCATGAAGGTCTCGTCCACAATGAGCAGCCTGCCCGTTTTCCGCACGGACGCTAGGATGGTTTCCACGTCGAGGGGCGCCACGGTGCGCGGATCGACGATCTCCAGGGAAATCCCCTCGCCGGACAGTTCCTCCGCGACCTGAAGGGCATGATGGACCATGACGGTAAGCGCCACGACCGTGGCATCGGTACCCTCGCGAACGACCGCGGCCTGTCCGAAGGGCACCCGGTGCTCACCGTCCGGCACGGGCCCCTTAAGGTTCAGCAGATGCCGGTGCTCCATGAAGAAAACAGGGTCCTCGCCGCGCAGCGCCGTGGCGAACAGGCCCTTCGCGTCCGCGGGATTGGAGGGCAGCGCCACGCGGAACCCCGGGATGTGGACGAAGAAGGGATAGTAGCTGCCGGAATGGTGGGTCGCCGCGGAGTGGCCAATGCCGATGCAGCCCCGAAGCACCATAGGCATCTTCAGCCGGCCGTTGCTCATGTACTGCATCTTGGAAGTCTGGTTGATCAGCTCGCCCAGGCCGTCGAGGATGAAATCTGTAAACATGAAATCCACGACGGGCCGGGCGCCGGTCATGGCCGCGC
It encodes:
- a CDS encoding 2-oxo acid dehydrogenase subunit E2 produces the protein MPYEIVMPRLGWNMEEGTLVEWLKKDGDPVIKGEMVCTIEGDKAAAEVESFEAGILKIPDASPPPGRNVPVGTLLGYVVAEAELETFDPNAGRPDDTESEVVKAGTGGSVAAAPTLPAAGTAVGAPRAQDAPAISPRARRAAKSAGIDWRSLKGTGRSGRIVERDVLEAARRHEGSRRHVPAVDGTDGRAGAVQGDMRQVIARRMVEAHRTTAPVTLNTEADVTALSSLYEEAYRPSWYDLMVGITAVALAEHPVMNASWRDGVVLNDGIHIGIAVDTADGVIAPVIKDVPGKTLQDVSATTKSLIQAAQDGSLTLDQIEGGTFTLTNLGMFDVDAFTPIIHYPQCAILGLGRAVQRVVVVDESSGETGVRRMMALSLTFDHRIVDGAPAARFLQRIKQLAEAPESVFGRVDGLQNRPS
- a CDS encoding alpha-ketoacid dehydrogenase subunit beta, which gives rise to MTEKTFTEAAREALSDAMDADPAIFVVGEGAGERGGNFETTAGLYEKHGPLRLCDTPICERGFIGMCTGAAMTGARPVVDFMFTDFILDGLGELINQTSKMQYMSNGRLKMPMVLRGCIGIGHSAATHHSGSYYPFFVHIPGFRVALPSNPADAKGLFATALRGEDPVFFMEHRHLLNLKGPVPDGEHRVPFGQAAVVREGTDATVVALTVMVHHALQVAEELSGEGISLEIVDPRTVAPLDVETILASVRKTGRLLIVDETFMPCGIGAEISARVTEHGFDELDAPIKRLNGAHVPTPYSPSLEQAVVPDRASIEQAVRELLVE